The nucleotide sequence ACCACCCGCCGAGGGCATCGACGAGGGGGCCGGCGTAGCGGCCGTACCCGCCACCGCGGCCGGACTGCCGGCCACCGCCCAGGGCCACTTCGCCGTGGTGAACGCGAACGGGACCCTCGCCCGAGGGTTCGGCGTCCTCTCGTCCAGCCGGATCACCACCGGCCAGTACCAGGTGGTCTTCATCCAGAGCGTGGTCCGGTCGGCCTTCACCGCCACGCTCGGCCTGACCGGCAGCCTCGGCGCCTCGCCGCCCGGCGAGATCGCCGTGGTCGGCCGCGCCGGCAACGCGAACGGGGTCTTCGTGCAGACCTTCACCAGCGCCGGCGTACCCGCCGACCGCTCGTTCCACCTGCACGTCTCGTCCTGACCGGCGTTCCCCGGACGCCTGGCCGGCGCGCCACCGGCCGGGCGTCCCCGGCCAGGCGAACTCGCCTGGCCCCGGTCCCCGCGGTGCGGCCCGGCGCCGCGGGGACCGGCCCCGCACAGTCCTGTGGGCGTCCGGCCCTCGTCGCCCGGCGGCGGTGCCGGCGGGCCGGGCCCGATCACGAGCGCGCGGCGCCGCCGGTGCATCGTGGCGTCGCCGCGCTCTGGCCGTCTCCCGCCCGCGCAGCCAATCGGCGGTACGCCCAGCGGGGACCTGGCTCGACCGGTCCGCCCTGTGGATCGTTCCGGCTAGATGTGGCGTTCCCCACCCTGCCCCGAAGCAAACCCGGTAAATCGCCGAACCTGGTAGAAGCCCTGGTGGCGCCCGTGGTGGCGTCCTGGCGGGACCTGGTGTGGGAGCTTCGGACCTGGTTCCGGAGCGGCCGAGCGGCCCCGGTGGTACGGCTCGACCCGCCGGTCCCAGCCGTCACATCCGTCGCAGTCTGCCCGGAATCAACGCACCGCTTTCTGGGTAAGGAAGGCGGCATGGAGCACTTCACTATCGCTACCGTCGCCGAGGAGAGCCCGGACTTCCGCCGGGTGTTGTGGACCGGCAAGCACACCCAGTTGGTCATCATGACGATCCCGCCGGGCGGCGAGATCGGTGAGGAGGTGCACGAGGAGATCGACCAGATCCTCACCTTCGTCAGCGGTACCGGTGAGGCCCGGGTCAGCGGCCAGACCCGCAAGGTGGCCCAGGGTGACCTGGTGGTCGTACCCGCCGGCCGTAAGCACAACTTCGTCAACACCGGCCCCAACCCGTTGGTGCTCTACACCATCTACGGCCCTCCGGAGCACGCCGACCAGGCGGTGCACCACACCAAGGAGGAGGCCGACGCGATGGAGGAGGCCGGCAAGGACGAGCCGCCGACGAGCTGAGTCGAGCCGAGCCGAGGGTTTCCGGCCGGCGGATCGTTCCGGCCGACGGCCGCGTTCAGTCCGACGGCCGCGTTCAGTCCGACTGCTCCGCGAGGAGGTCGAGGGTGAGCGCGGCCGTCCAGCTGAAGGCCGGAGAACCGATCCCGGCGCCGCTGTCGGGATGGAAGTACTCGTAGTGGCCGGAGCGCCGGGCCAGGTCGAGCAGGGCCGAGCGCAGCGTTCGGGCCTCTCCGTGCCGTCCGTGCGTACGCAGGCCGGCCCGGAGCAGCCAGTTGATGTTGAACCAGACGGGGCCCCGCCAGTACCGGTACGCGTCGAAGTCGACGGCGGAGCGGTCGTAGCTGGGCGCCGGCACGGGCCAGATCCCGAACCGCGGTGACTCCAGCGCGGTCACCAGGCTCGCCACCTGCGCGGCCGGCAACTCCGGCAGGACCAGTGGCAGCAGCCCGTTGACGCAGCGGGCCCGGCTGTGCCGGCCGGTCCGCACGTCCCGGGCGTGGAACATGCCGGTCTCCGGGACGAAGAGCCGGTCCACAAGTTGCCGGGTCAGTACGCCGGCCCGCTCGCGGTGCGGTGCGGGGTCGGCGCCGACCACCTCGGCGATCCGGGCCAGTGCCAGCTCGGCGGCGCCGCGCAGCGCGTTGAACCCGGGGCACTCGACCAGGAACGGATGGCGTACCGCGAGGTCGCTGTCCCGGTAGCCGCCGTCCCGGTACGACAGCGCGATGTTCAGGTAGCGGGCGTAGTCGTCGTCGGTGGGGCGGTGCGCGGAGGAGACCACCTGGTTGTCCCGCCGGGCGTACCGACGCAGTACCTCCACCGCCACCGGTACGGCGGCCAGCGCCTCGTCCCAGGACGGGCTGTTGTCGAGCCCGGACTCCCACGGGTGCACGATCGCGGCCAGCCCGGCGCCGCCCACGTCCCGGGCGGTGGCCAGATACTCCTGCTGGGCGACGAGTCGCGGGTAGAGCCAGCGGAGCTGCGCGGTGGCCGCCTCGTCCGGCCCGCGCCGGTAGACCTCCCAGGCGCCGACGGCGTGGACCGGCGGCTGCACGATCCCGCTGGTCGCCCGCTCCGCCCCGGCGCCGTTGCCCGAGACGCCGTTGCCCGCGGCGCTGTCGTTCGTGGCGCCGTTGCCCGAGACGCCGTTGTCCGAGACGCTGTCGTTCGGGGTGTGGAGGCGCTGCCGCGCAGTCGGGCTGCCGGTCCAGAAGCTCGGGCCCGGGAAGTAGTCGCGTTCGGTGACTCCCGGGTCGAAGACGATGTGCGGCACCCGACCGTCCGGCCACTGCGCCGTGAAGAGGCTGCGCAGGTCGCGCCAGGCCCGGTCCGGGGCGACGTGGGCCAGCCCGACGCTGATGAAGCCGGCGTCCCAGCTCCACTGGTGCGGATAGAGGGTCCGGGACGGCACGGTGTGGCTGCCGGTCCAGTTGGCGGCCAGGATCGCGGCCGCAGCACGCCAGGTTTCGGCGTCGGCCTCGCCGAGGTGGGCCGGGACGACAGCTGGTTCGCTCGACCCGGTTGCCCGGCCGCGCTTCGCGGTGGAAGACATAACCACTCAACGCCTAGTGCCGGTACGCCGTCTTTGTCAACTTTCGGTCCACCCGGCCACCACCGGCAGGCTGTCCACGTCCACCGTCTCCGGGTACTTCAACCCGGCGCCGGTGTTCAGCACCACCACCCGCTCGTCGGCGCGGAGCCAGCCACCGGCCCGGAGCTGCCGTACGGCGCTGAGGCAGGCGGCGCCCTCCGGGCAGAGCAGCAGGCCCTCCCGGGCGCCGAACTCGTGCAGGTCGGCGAGGATCGCCTCGTCGTCGACGGCGACCGCCGTACCGGAGGTGTCCCGGAGCGCGCCGAGGACGAGTTCGTCGCCGAGCGGCGCCGGCACGTTGATGCCGAAGGCGACCGTCCAGGCGTCGGCCCACGGCTCCGCCCGGGGTGCCCCGGCACCGAAGGCGCGCACGATCGGGGCGCAGCCGGTGGACTGCACGGCGACCAGCCGGGGCAGGGTCTCGCCGATCCAGCCGAGCTCCCGCAGCTCGTGCAGTGCCTTGTGGATGCCGATCAGCCCCACCCCGCCGCCGGTCGGATAGACGATCACGTCCGGCACCTGCCAGCCGAGCTGCTCGACGATCTCGTACCCCATGGTCTTCTTGCCCTCCAGCCGGTACGGCTCCCGGAGGGTGCCCACGTCGAAGACCTCCCCGCCGGGGGAGCCGCCGCGCTCGGCGACCAACTGCCCGACGTACCGGCCGGCGTCGCCGATCAGGCCGTCGACGAGGTGCAGTTCCGCGCCGGCCGCCACGCACTCCCGACGGGTGATGGTGGGCGCACCGAGCGGCATCGCGATCGTCGCCCGCAGCCCGGCCCGAGCGGCGTAGCTGGCCCAGGCCGCGCCCGCGTTCCCGTTGGTCGGCATCGCCACGTGCCGGATGCCCAGCTCACGGGCCCGGGAGACGCCGACGGCCGCGCCCCGGGCCTTGAACGAGCCCGTCGGCACCAGCCCCTCGTCCTTGACCAGCAGCCCCGGTACGCCGACCGACTCGCCGTACCGGGCTGCCGGCAGCAGCGGGGTCCAGCCCTCGCCGAAGGTGGTGACGTGCCGGTCCTCGGCCACCGGCAGCAGTTCGCGGTAGCGCCACAGGTCGGCCGGGCGTCCCGCCAGCGCGGTCGGGTCCACCGCCTCGCGTACCCGGGCAAGGTCGTACCGGGCCAGCAGTGGCGAGCCGCACGGGCAGAGGTTCTGCGGGCGGTCGGCGGGATGGCTGCGGTCGCAGCGCGGGCAGTGCAGGTGGGTCAGGTACACGGCGGCGGCCTCCGGGACCTCGGTTTCCTCCATGATCCCTGCCGGGCGCCCAGCCGGCGAGGTAACGGCCGCACGCGGGGCGGATCAGCGGGGCGGATCAGCGGGGCGGATCAGCGGGTCCGATCAGTGGGCCGATCAGCGAGGCGGCTCAGTTGGGCCGATCATTGTCGACGGCGAGCCAACGGCGACTGCGCCGTCCCGGCAGGTAGCCGGCGTCCAGTCGCTTGGCCAGCACCCCGGGCAGGCCCTGCTCACGGCTGGCGTCGAGGGCGTACCGGCCGCCGCCGGGGAAGTACGGCGGGGTCTGCCAGTGCGGCCCGGACAGGGCCAGCCCGTCGAGGAGTTCCCGGCGCTGGGCGTACGGCAGGTCGAGGCTGCTCGTCCCGTCCAGCCAGAGCAGATCGAAGATCAGGTACTGGCTGCCGTCCCGTCCCGCGCTCCGTCGGCCGGCCGTCGGGGGCGCCGCCGGGCGTACCCGTCCGGACCGGTCGAAGTCGACGAGTTCGCCGTCGAGTACCGCCTCGACAGGTGCCAGCTCCTCGGCCAGCTCCCGCAACCGCGGGTACACCGACGTGAGGTCCTCGTCGTCGGCGGAGCGCAGCCGGAGCCGGCCGCCGGAGACGTACCCGATGGCCCGCAGGCCGTTCCAGCGCATCTCGTAACCCCAGGCCGGGTCGTCGGCCGGCAACACGTCCGCTGCCGCCGCGCGCATCGGGCTGACCCGGTCCGGCATCGACTGCCAGCCCGGCGGCGCCGGGTCCAACCGGCGGACCATCCAGTCCCGGTCCCCGCTGCCGGTGCCGCGCCGCCCACCGCCCCGGTCCGGCTCACCGCCCCGGCCGGCCCGGAACAGTACGTAGCGCCCGGAGACCCGCCCGCCGCGCAGCGTCACCAGCACCTCGTCGTCGCGCCACTTCTCGCAGCTGTAGTCGCCCCGGTCGAAGACCGTCATCCGCCCGCCGCCGTATTCGCCGGCCGGGATCTCGCCGGCGAACTCGAGGTACTCCAGCGGGTGGTCCTCGGTGTGCACGGCGAGGTGGCTGCGTCCGGGCTCGCGGGGCAGTCCGCGCGGCACCGCCCAGGAGGCGAGCACCCCGTCCCGCTCCAGTCGCAGGTCCCAGTGCAGCGCGCGGGGCGTGGTGCTGCTGGATCACGAACCGGCCCCCGGCCCGCCCTGCCGCCGGCCGCACCCCCGTCCCCGCCGCCGGCTCGGGGTCCTGGCCCGGCTCGGGGACCGGCTCCGACTCCGGCTCCGTCTCGGGCAACGACTCCGGCTCGGGCACCGACTCCGTCTCGGGCTCGGGCACCGGTTCGGGCGTGCGGGTCCGGTCGCGCTTGCGCCGGTACTCGTCCAGCCGGTCGGCCATGCGGCCATTCTGCGCCGATCCGGCGGCGCGCGCCGGATGCATGCTGCCGGCCTGTCCGGGTAGAACTTCGGCATGACCTCTGCGATCGACCAGCCCCGCGTGTCGTTGCCCGGCGACGTCCGGATGCCGATGGTCGGCTTCGGCACCTGGCAGCTGCGCGGCAGCCGGGCGTACGACGCTGTCCGGGAGGCGCTCGACGTCGGCTACCGGCACCTCGACACCGCCACCATGTACGGCAACGAGGCCGAGGTGGGCCGGGCGATCAGGGACAGCGGGGTGCCCCGGGAGGACGTCTTCGTCACCACCAAACTGCCGCCGGAGCGGGCCGGCCAGGAGCGGCGGACCATCGCGGAGAGCCTCGCCGCCCTGGAGACCGACTACGTCGACCTGTGGCTGATCCACTGGCCCCCGCCGTCGAGCCGCGCCAGCCTGGCGAGCTGACGGGAGCTGCTGGCCGTCCGGGACGAGGGGGCGGCCCGGACGGTCGGGGTGAGCAACTACGGCGCCGGCCAGCTCGACGCGCTCGTCGAGGCGACCGGGGAGGTTCCGGCGGTGAACCAGATCCGTTGGGGTCCGGCGCTGCACGACCCGGGCCGGCTCGACGAGCACCGGGAGCGCGGGGTGGTGCTGGAGGGGTACAGCCCGCTGAAGACCACCGACCTGACCGACCCGGTGCTCGGGGAGATCGCCGGGAGATACGGGGTCACCCCGGGCCAGGTGGTGCTCCGCTGGCACCTGGACCACGGCGTGGTGGTGATTCCCAAGTCGGGCACCCCGTCCCGGATCCGGGAGAACTTCGATCTCTTCGGCTTCTCGCTGACCGAGGACGAGTTGCGTCAGCTCGATGCGTTGGCCGGCTGAGCCCGGCCGGCAGGCGACCCGGCCGCTCGTCTCCTCCTGCCGCTGACCTGCCACTTCTCCTCCGGGCGCCGGGCGGTCCCGCTCGGGCCGCCGAGCCGGCGTCGGGCCGAGCGACTACCCTGACCGGCAACCGCCACCCGGGGCACCGCGCGTAGAGCGCCGTCCGGCACCCCGGGTCGTGCACCGGGTGCGTGGCGGTGCGAGGGGAGGCTGCGGGATGTACGACCAGCTGCTCGGCGGGGGCCTCGGGCCACCCGGCCCGGAGGAGAACGGGCCGGAGCCGGACTTCGTCACCTGGCTGGTCTATCTCGACCGGGCCGAGGACCAGGGCTGGCTCGCCTCGCTGGCCCACTGGTGGCACGACGAGGTGTGTCGGCTGCTGCTGCCGTTCGTCGGTCCGGCCGGCGCGGCGGCACCGGCCGTCTCGCTTACCGCGTTCGAGCAGGACGCCGCCGGGCGCGGGCGACGGCGCCGGCCGGCCCGCTGGGCGGACGGGCTCACCGAGGAGTGTGCCCAGCTCTCTGCCCGGTGGTTCGACGTCGCGCCGACCGCGATCGCGTCCGAGCTGGACGTCTTCCTGGCCCGGTTCGCCGGTCGGCGGCACGTCCGGTTGCAGATCTCGGTCGGCTTCGAGGGGCGCTCCGGCGGGTTGCCGCTGGTGCTGCCGGCCCTGGTCGAGCTGGCCCGGCTGGTCGGTGACGCGACCGATCCGGCGTACGGCGAGATCGTCGCCAACGCCGGCCTGCTGCCCCCGGCGACGATGCTGGACGCGGCGCTCGGCCGCTCCGCCGAGTCCTCGGCCGAGCAGTGCCGGAGCCGGCTGCGCGGCTACGAGTGGGTGACGCTCTGTCCCCGCGAGCTGGCGGCCACGCTCGGCGGGGCGGAGCGGCTCCGGGCCACCGGCGCCTTCGCCGAGGTGCGGCCGCTGCGGCACGGCGGACTGCTGCTCCTGGGCCACCGACGATCCGGCCGACTACCAGGCCGACCGGGTACGCGAGGTCTTCCGCGCCCTGGCCCCGGTGCTGCCACCCGGGCAACCGGGTGCGTTGCCCACCGTGCCGCCCGCCGGGTCGTCGATGCTGTCGGCGGTGCCCGGGGTGTTGGCCGGCGACCCGGGTGGGCACGACCTGAGCCGGGTGGTCCTCGCCGATCCGCGTGCGGCGCACCGGCAGCTTCCCGGCCAGCGCCTCGACCTCGACCTCGGCCCGGGACTCGCCACCCGCTGACGAGTTGCGGGTGCTCCTACCGCCCCTGCTGGAGGCGGTAGGAGCACCCGTGGTGGTGGTGCGTGCGCCCGGTAGGGGGCGGCTGGCTGGGAGTGCGTCAGGACGGAGCGGGTACGCCTCAGGCCCGGCTGCAGGCGGAGCCGTTCAGGTTGAACGACGTCGGCGACGAGTACGCGCCGCTGAGCGTGCCCTGGTAGCCGAACGATGCCGTACCGCCCGGTGCGATGGTGCCGTTCCAGCTGATGTTCCGGGCCGTCACCGCCGATCCGCTCTGCGTGACCGTGGCGTTCCAGGCCTGGCTGACCTGCTGACCCGAGGGCAGGTTGTAGGTCAGCGACCAGTTGTTGATCGTGCTGGAGCCGGTGTTGGTGATGGTGACCGAGGCGGTGAACCCGTTGTTCCAGGAGTTCGCCGTGTAGGCGACCCGGCAGGAGGCGCCGCCCGGCGGGTTGGTCGGCTGCCCGGTGGGCGGGTTGGTCGGCTGCGGGTTGCCGCCGCCGTTCACCGAGGCGGAGAACGAGTTGACCGCGAGGCCGGTGCCGCCGATCCACGGCTCGAAGCCGGCCTGGATGCTGGTCAGGTACCACGAGTTGGTGATCGCGCCCCGGTTGCGGGTGTCGTTGATGAAGTCCAGCACGCTGAAGTTCCAGCTGCTGATCGGGGACGACGAGACGTACGAGATGACGTTGTTGGAGCCGTTGCTCCCGCGCCACACCTCCCAGTTGCGCCCGCCGACCGTGCCGTTGCCGACCGGGGAGCCGATCGGCTGGATCGAGCCCTGCCGGTTGAACCAGATCATGATCTCCATCTGGTTGACGCCGTCCCGCTTCGGCGACGGGTCGAGCCAGATGTCGTAGGACGCGTTGTAGGTGGCGCCGCCGACGAAGTTGTAGCTGATGCTGCTGTTGGCACTGCTGATCTGGCTCACCTGCATCGGCAGGTTGGTCCCGGGCGAGCAGTTGGTGTAGTGGCAGCCGAGGAAGACCGACGGGTACGACACCGGGGCGCCGCTGGTGCTGCCCTGGCCGTCCTGCCGGGTGATGGAGAACCCGTTGTCGGTGACGTTGATGCACTGCTGGGCGGTGGTGCCCCAGCGGTTGTTCTGGACCACGTACCTGCCCTGGATGGTGGTCGAGCCGTACTGCTCACAGATCTGGACGTCGGCCTGGGCGGGACCGGCGGCGACGAGTACGGCGGCGGTGGCGCTGACCAGCAGGCCGGCGACCGCCGCGAAGGCGGGGACGGAACGTCTCATGATGCTCCTTGAACGTGGTGGGTCCGTGGAGTGGAAGTGGTGCGGTGCCGCGGGGTAACGGGCGTGCGGCGAGGGTGGTGATCCGAGGGAGCGCTCCCATGGCAGCTAGCACACATTTACATGCTTGAAATCGGAAAGCAACTGGGAGCGCGCCGGCCGGGGCCTTTCGTGGCGGTGGGCCCGGTTATGCCAGGTGCGCAGCCGGGCTGAACGGCGTACCGGAGCAGGAGGGCGACCGGCGGGGTCGCGCCGGCGGCCGGGTTCAGTCGCCGGCCAGCAGGGTGCGGGCGGCCCGCACCTGGCCGACCACGCCGTGCAGTGCGGCGACGATCCGTTCCTCGGCGCCCGCGTCCAGCCTGCTCGCGGGGACCGAGAGGCTGATCGCGTCCACCGCCGGGGTGTGCAGCGGCACCGCCATCGCGAAGCAGACGATCCCCTCGGTGTTCTCCTCGCGGTCCACCGCGTAACCCCGGTCCCGCACCGCGGCCAGTTCCGCGTGCAGCAGCTCGGGATCGGTGATGGTGTGCCGGGTGAGTGCCGGCAGCGGCCAGCTCAGCAGCCGGTCCACCGCCTCGTCGCCACGCTGGGCCAGCAGCACCTTGCCGAGCGCGGTGGCGTGCGCCGGCAGGTGCCGGCCGATCGCGCTGTAGAGGCGCAGCCGGTGCACCGACTCCCGCTTGGCCAGGTAGACGACGTGCGGCCCGTCCAGCCGGCCCAGGTGGACGGTCTCGCCGAACCGGCCGGCCAGCTCGTCGAGCATCCCGGCGAGCAGGCCGGTGGCGTCGTCCGCCTCCAGGTAGGCGGCACCGACCTGGAGGGCGCGTACGCCCAGCCCGAACCGGGTGCCGGTGGCGTCCGCCTCCACCCAGCCGCGCTGGATCATCGTGCGGAGCAGGCCGTGCAGGCTGCTCTTCGGGATCTCCAGCGCGCGGGCCAGCTCGACCAGGGAGCGGCGCTGCGGCGAGTCGGCCAGCGCCTCCAGCACGTCGAGGGTCCGGCCGGCCGACTTCACCGGCTGGAACGCCTGCGCCGCCGCCCCCGGCCCGGCGTCGCTGGCGGTACCCGTCGTCATGCCGGCCACTCTAGTCGGGTTGACAGCGTCCGGACAGACAGTAGGGTCGGGTATGTGACCAGCGTTCAAGGTGATGAACAGATAGCCGGGGTGACCGAGACAATCGCGGCGACCCGGATCCTGCCGGTCGTGGTCCTGGAAGACGCCTCCTCGGCGCCGGCGCTGGCCGCCGCGCTCACCGAGGGTGGCCTGCGGGCCATCGAGGTGACCTTCCGGACGGCGGCGGCGGCCGAGGCGATCCGGTTGATGGCCCAGCGGCCCGACCTGCTGGTCGGCGCCGGCACCGTGCTGACACCGGCCCAGGTCGACCAGGCCGCCGAGGCGGGCGCCCGGTTCGTGGTCAGCCCCGGTTTCTCCCCGGCGGTGGTGCGGCACTGCCAGGAGCGCGGCCTGCCGGTCTTCCCCGGCGCCGCCACCGCCACCGAGATCCAGCTGGCCCTGGACGCCGGGCTGGACACGGTCAAGTTCTTCCCGGCCGAGCAGCTCGGCGGGGTCGGCATGGTCAAGGCGCTGGCCGCACCGTTCCGGTCGGTCCGGTTCATCCCGACCGGCGGGGTGCACACCGGCAACCTGGCCGACTACCTGGCGCTGCCCGCCGTGCTCGCGGTCGGCGGCACCTGGATGGTCGCGCCCCAGCTGCTCGCCGAGGGCCGCTGGGACGAGGTCACCCGACTGACCGCCGCCGCCGTCGCGGCCAGCCGTCCCGCCGGCTGACCCGCCGTCCACGCTCGCGACCGATCCTCCCCGCCGGCCACCAACCGACCCGGACCGGACGTCGACCCGCACCGAACGGCGACCCGCACCGGACGTCGCCCCACCCGCTCGAAAGGTCCACCCATGTTGCCGATCCGACCCGCCGACGACTGCCGATTCGACCTCGTCTCGCTCGGCGAGGTGATGCTGCGGCTCGACCCCGGTGAGGGCCGGGTGCGCACCGCGCGGACCTTCCGGGCCTGGGAGGGCGGCGGCGAGTACAACGTCGCCCGGGGGCTGCGCCGGTGCTTCGGACTGCGTACCGCGCTGGTCAGCGCGTTCGCCGACAACGAGGTGGGCCGGCTGCTGGAGGACCTGGTCCTCACCGGTGGGGTGGACACCTCGTTCGTCAGGTGGGTGCCGTACGACGACATCGGCCGGAGCGTCCGCAACGGGCTCAACTTCACCGAGCGGGGCTTCGGGGTGCGCGGCGCCGTCGGCACCTCGGACCGGGGGCACACCGCGGCCAGCCAGCTCCGCCCGACCGACGTCGACTGGGACCACCTCTTCGGCACCCTCGGGGTGCGCTGGCTGCACACCGGGGGCATCTACGCGGCGCTCTCCGAGACCACCCCGGAGACCATCGAGGCCGCGATGGGCGCCGCGCGCCGGCACGGCACCCTGATCTCGTACGACCTGAACTACCGGCCCAGCCTCTGGAAGGCGGTCGGCGGGCAGAGCCGGGCGCAGG is from Micromonospora sp. WMMD1102 and encodes:
- a CDS encoding cupin domain-containing protein; its protein translation is MEHFTIATVAEESPDFRRVLWTGKHTQLVIMTIPPGGEIGEEVHEEIDQILTFVSGTGEARVSGQTRKVAQGDLVVVPAGRKHNFVNTGPNPLVLYTIYGPPEHADQAVHHTKEEADAMEEAGKDEPPTS
- a CDS encoding threonine synthase codes for the protein MYLTHLHCPRCDRSHPADRPQNLCPCGSPLLARYDLARVREAVDPTALAGRPADLWRYRELLPVAEDRHVTTFGEGWTPLLPAARYGESVGVPGLLVKDEGLVPTGSFKARGAAVGVSRARELGIRHVAMPTNGNAGAAWASYAARAGLRATIAMPLGAPTITRRECVAAGAELHLVDGLIGDAGRYVGQLVAERGGSPGGEVFDVGTLREPYRLEGKKTMGYEIVEQLGWQVPDVIVYPTGGGVGLIGIHKALHELRELGWIGETLPRLVAVQSTGCAPIVRAFGAGAPRAEPWADAWTVAFGINVPAPLGDELVLGALRDTSGTAVAVDDEAILADLHEFGAREGLLLCPEGAACLSAVRQLRAGGWLRADERVVVLNTGAGLKYPETVDVDSLPVVAGWTES
- a CDS encoding cellulose binding domain-containing protein; its protein translation is MRRSVPAFAAVAGLLVSATAAVLVAAGPAQADVQICEQYGSTTIQGRYVVQNNRWGTTAQQCINVTDNGFSITRQDGQGSTSGAPVSYPSVFLGCHYTNCSPGTNLPMQVSQISSANSSISYNFVGGATYNASYDIWLDPSPKRDGVNQMEIMIWFNRQGSIQPIGSPVGNGTVGGRNWEVWRGSNGSNNVISYVSSSPISSWNFSVLDFINDTRNRGAITNSWYLTSIQAGFEPWIGGTGLAVNSFSASVNGGGNPQPTNPPTGQPTNPPGGASCRVAYTANSWNNGFTASVTITNTGSSTINNWSLTYNLPSGQQVSQAWNATVTQSGSAVTARNISWNGTIAPGGTASFGYQGTLSGAYSSPTSFNLNGSACSRA
- a CDS encoding IclR family transcriptional regulator, which codes for MTTGTASDAGPGAAAQAFQPVKSAGRTLDVLEALADSPQRRSLVELARALEIPKSSLHGLLRTMIQRGWVEADATGTRFGLGVRALQVGAAYLEADDATGLLAGMLDELAGRFGETVHLGRLDGPHVVYLAKRESVHRLRLYSAIGRHLPAHATALGKVLLAQRGDEAVDRLLSWPLPALTRHTITDPELLHAELAAVRDRGYAVDREENTEGIVCFAMAVPLHTPAVDAISLSVPASRLDAGAEERIVAALHGVVGQVRAARTLLAGD
- the eda gene encoding bifunctional 4-hydroxy-2-oxoglutarate aldolase/2-dehydro-3-deoxy-phosphogluconate aldolase; this encodes MTETIAATRILPVVVLEDASSAPALAAALTEGGLRAIEVTFRTAAAAEAIRLMAQRPDLLVGAGTVLTPAQVDQAAEAGARFVVSPGFSPAVVRHCQERGLPVFPGAATATEIQLALDAGLDTVKFFPAEQLGGVGMVKALAAPFRSVRFIPTGGVHTGNLADYLALPAVLAVGGTWMVAPQLLAEGRWDEVTRLTAAAVAASRPAG
- a CDS encoding sugar kinase, which gives rise to MLPIRPADDCRFDLVSLGEVMLRLDPGEGRVRTARTFRAWEGGGEYNVARGLRRCFGLRTALVSAFADNEVGRLLEDLVLTGGVDTSFVRWVPYDDIGRSVRNGLNFTERGFGVRGAVGTSDRGHTAASQLRPTDVDWDHLFGTLGVRWLHTGGIYAALSETTPETIEAAMGAARRHGTLISYDLNYRPSLWKAVGGQSRAQEVNRRLARYVDVMIGNEEDFTASLGFEVPDTDASLAELEVANFQRMIEAVTREYDNFRVVATTLRTVRSATVNDWGAIGWSAGSGFVQATHRADLEILDRVGGGDSFASGLIYRLLTGGDLASAVEYGAAHGALAMTTPGDTSMASLKEVEALVRGAGARVQR